A region of Frederiksenia canicola DNA encodes the following proteins:
- the uhpC gene encoding MFS transporter family glucose-6-phosphate receptor UhpC has translation MSIFKEAPDLPVTKSQEEIDKTYRYWRLHLMIVSYIGYAVFYFTRKGFNFVMPAMLTDLGLQKADIGIMGTAFYLTYGVSKFLSGVIGDRSNPRYFMGIGLMATGIVNIFFGMSSSIFMFVTLWMINAFFQGWGWPPCSKILNTWYSRNERGLWWAIWNTSHNLGGAIIPLIAGAVTLAWGWRYGMIIPGIIAVVVGLGLCILLRDRPSSMGLPTVGEWRNDIAEKQHESEGVGLSTWEILKQYVFKNSIIWALAISYGLVYIVRTGINDWGNLYLTETHGYNLLQANASVSFFEVGGFLGALFAGWGSDKFFKGNRTQMNIIYVVGIIAVSLTLWFLPSDNRFLMSSLFFLMGFFIFGPQFLIAMAAAENSHKYASGASTGFVSLFAYIGAAVAGLPLSLIIEHFKWNGFFGTLFLISLFCALLLVLVYMLQRSRNKARAQLAQ, from the coding sequence ATGAGTATTTTTAAAGAAGCTCCTGACCTTCCAGTTACAAAAAGTCAGGAAGAAATTGACAAAACATATCGCTACTGGCGACTTCATTTAATGATCGTAAGCTATATCGGCTATGCGGTTTTCTATTTTACTCGTAAAGGTTTTAACTTTGTAATGCCTGCAATGCTCACCGATCTCGGCTTACAAAAAGCGGATATCGGTATTATGGGTACGGCATTCTATTTAACTTACGGTGTTTCAAAATTCTTATCTGGCGTTATTGGTGACCGTTCTAACCCGCGTTACTTTATGGGTATCGGCTTAATGGCGACAGGTATCGTGAACATCTTCTTCGGAATGAGTTCATCAATCTTTATGTTTGTAACATTATGGATGATCAACGCATTCTTCCAAGGTTGGGGTTGGCCACCATGTTCAAAAATTCTCAACACGTGGTACTCACGTAATGAACGTGGTCTATGGTGGGCAATTTGGAATACTTCACACAACCTAGGTGGTGCGATTATCCCATTGATTGCAGGTGCAGTTACTCTCGCATGGGGTTGGCGCTACGGCATGATTATTCCTGGTATCATCGCAGTTGTTGTAGGTTTAGGGCTTTGTATTTTATTACGTGACCGCCCAAGCTCAATGGGCTTACCAACTGTAGGTGAATGGCGTAATGACATTGCTGAAAAACAACACGAAAGTGAAGGAGTTGGCCTATCAACTTGGGAAATTCTCAAACAATACGTGTTCAAAAACAGCATCATTTGGGCATTAGCAATCTCTTACGGGCTAGTTTATATCGTGAGAACAGGTATCAACGACTGGGGTAACTTATACCTTACCGAAACTCATGGTTACAACTTATTGCAAGCGAATGCGAGCGTGAGTTTCTTTGAAGTAGGTGGTTTCTTAGGTGCATTATTTGCAGGTTGGGGCTCAGACAAATTCTTCAAAGGTAACCGTACCCAAATGAACATTATCTATGTGGTGGGTATCATTGCGGTATCATTAACACTCTGGTTCTTACCAAGCGATAACCGTTTCTTAATGTCTAGTTTATTCTTCTTAATGGGTTTCTTCATTTTCGGACCACAGTTCTTAATTGCAATGGCAGCTGCTGAGAATTCACACAAATACGCATCTGGTGCATCAACAGGCTTCGTAAGTTTATTCGCCTATATTGGTGCGGCAGTGGCTGGTTTACCATTATCATTAATCATTGAACACTTTAAATGGAATGGTTTCTTCGGTACATTGTTCTTAATCTCTCTATTTTGTGCATTACTCCTTGTATTAGTGTATATGCTTCAACGTAGCCGTAACAAAGCAAGAGCACAATTAGCTCAATAA
- a CDS encoding beta-ketoacyl-ACP synthase III: MYSKILATGSYLPAHIRTNADLEKMVDTSDEWIVTRSGIKERRIAAADETVATMGFEAAKKCFEQTACDPQSIDLVIVGTTSNSHAYPSAACQVQGLLGIEDAIAFDVAAACTGFVYALSVADQFIRSGKVKKALVIGSDLNSRKLDETDRSTVVLFGDGAGAVILAASEEQGVISTHLHSSPDKTNGLLLTNEKRGVEKSGYIEMQGNATFKLAVRELANVVEETLSENQLDKSAIDWLVPHQANLRIITATADKLEMDLSQVVITLDRYGNTSAATIPVALDEAVRDGRIQRGQLLLLEAFGGGWTWGSALVRF; the protein is encoded by the coding sequence ATGTACAGTAAAATTTTAGCGACGGGAAGTTACTTGCCCGCCCATATCCGTACTAATGCGGATCTTGAAAAAATGGTAGATACTTCCGATGAGTGGATTGTGACACGTTCTGGCATTAAGGAACGTCGTATAGCGGCAGCTGATGAAACCGTGGCAACAATGGGGTTTGAAGCGGCAAAAAAATGCTTTGAACAGACCGCTTGCGATCCGCAGTCTATCGACTTAGTGATTGTTGGCACTACCAGCAACTCTCACGCCTACCCAAGTGCAGCTTGCCAAGTACAAGGACTGCTCGGCATTGAAGATGCGATCGCGTTTGATGTAGCCGCCGCTTGTACCGGATTTGTGTATGCATTAAGCGTTGCCGATCAATTTATTCGCTCAGGTAAAGTGAAAAAAGCGTTAGTGATTGGCTCAGATTTGAACTCTCGTAAATTAGATGAAACTGATCGAAGCACCGTGGTGCTATTCGGTGACGGTGCTGGGGCGGTCATTTTAGCAGCGAGTGAAGAACAAGGTGTGATCTCCACCCATTTACACTCTTCACCAGATAAAACCAATGGGTTGTTGCTCACCAATGAAAAGCGTGGTGTGGAAAAATCAGGCTACATTGAAATGCAAGGCAATGCGACATTCAAACTGGCAGTGCGTGAATTAGCCAATGTTGTGGAAGAAACGCTCTCTGAAAATCAATTAGATAAATCGGCAATTGATTGGCTTGTGCCACATCAAGCGAATTTGCGTATCATCACTGCTACTGCGGATAAATTAGAAATGGATTTATCTCAAGTTGTAATTACGCTTGATCGCTACGGCAATACCAGTGCCGCCACGATTCCCGTTGCATTAGATGAGGCCGTGCGTGATGGACGCATTCAACGTGGTCAGTTACTGCTACTTGAAGCTTTCGGCGGCGGTTGGACTTGGGGTTCGGCATTAGTTAGATTCTAA
- the putA gene encoding bifunctional proline dehydrogenase/L-glutamate gamma-semialdehyde dehydrogenase PutA has translation MSSYQIFPKSTGVRPSLSEHYRADEQILVQQLLEQAKTDEYAAQIKALTTQLVGKVRTARKKASGVDALMHEFSLSSQEGVALMCLAEALLRIPDTATADKLIRDKIAKGDWRSHTGNSPSLFVNAAAWGLVITGKLVSTHSESSLSSALSRLIAKGGEPLIRRGVDVAMRLLGKQFVTGETIQAAIKNGEKRFAMGYRYSYDMLGEAAFTQADAKRYYDDYVASIHAVGATSRGLGVYKSSGVSVKLSAIHPRYSLAQHDRVMNELYPRLKELFLLAKKYDIGLNIDAEEADRLELSLDLMDKLLTDPDLAGFNGIGFVVQAYQKRCPYVIDYLIEKARANNRQLMIRLVKGAYWDTEIKRAQTDCAEAYPVFSRKVHTDLNYIVCAKKLLAAQDVIYPQFATHNAQTLSTIYHLAKGKRFEFQCLHGMGETLYDQVVGENNLNVQCRIYAPVGSYQTLLAYLVRRLLENGANSSFVNQIVDENLSIDDLAQDPVAKAAQTDGTMHPKIPLPVKLFGEQRQNAKGYDLTDAIHLRDLETQLNELAKQTYHAEPQLADGTTSGQFCRKICNPANVQEIVGKVTDATADDVAKAFDAAEKYQAEWQATLPVARAEILEKMADLMEENMPQLFDLAVREAGKTLNNAIAEVREAVDFCRYYAREVRLNPEGYRNPRGIVVAISPWNFPLAIFVGEVSSALVAGNVVLAKPAEQTSLMAYYAVSLFYQAGVPKAALQCLCGSGKVVGAALVADPRVNGVIFTGSTDTAKHINRNLQRNEKIIPLVAETGGQNAMIVDSSALGEQVVADVLNSAFDSAGQRCSALRVLYVQRDVADHILTMLKGAMAELTVGRPQKLTTDVGPVIDGVAQKRLLDHIENIKKSAKDFYQVAIDPEVARNGIFVPPTLLEIDHISQLTHEVFGPVLHVIRFDAEQLPQVMADINSTGFGLTSGLHSRIDETVDLWLDTIHAGNLYVNRNTVGAVVGVQPFGGMGLSGTGPKAGGPLYLQRLVNRSEWTLDGLSGEAKAVDTHTLKAGIQAVLSGTELQNALDLITSLARQSPLGKVLKMQGITGEDNVMKLEARPVIAIGNGSRYQQIQALIAVVLCGSKAVVQRESDLTKHAAQFDGLVSVTDDFNKVDKLSIMIVLDPLSADQKAHYAERAGAILTYVESLDLALSLLPLVHEKAISINTAAAGGNASLMADMD, from the coding sequence ATGTCTTCATACCAAATTTTCCCAAAATCTACAGGCGTTCGTCCGTCTTTAAGTGAGCATTACCGTGCTGATGAACAAATCCTCGTGCAGCAACTGTTAGAACAAGCCAAAACGGATGAATATGCGGCACAAATCAAAGCCTTGACCACACAATTAGTTGGCAAAGTTCGCACTGCTCGTAAAAAAGCCAGTGGGGTTGATGCATTAATGCACGAATTTTCGCTCTCGAGCCAAGAAGGTGTAGCGTTGATGTGCTTGGCTGAAGCTCTGCTACGTATTCCTGACACAGCAACCGCAGACAAACTCATTCGGGATAAAATTGCTAAAGGCGACTGGCGTTCCCATACGGGCAACAGCCCATCGCTGTTTGTGAACGCAGCGGCGTGGGGGTTGGTGATTACTGGCAAATTGGTGTCTACCCACAGTGAAAGCAGTTTATCATCCGCCCTTTCCCGCTTGATTGCAAAAGGTGGTGAGCCGTTAATTCGTCGTGGTGTTGATGTGGCAATGCGGTTGCTCGGCAAACAATTTGTAACAGGGGAAACCATTCAAGCGGCGATTAAAAATGGCGAAAAACGGTTCGCAATGGGCTATCGTTATAGCTACGATATGTTGGGCGAGGCCGCATTCACCCAAGCCGATGCAAAGCGTTACTATGATGATTATGTTGCTTCAATTCATGCCGTGGGAGCCACCTCTCGTGGTTTAGGGGTGTATAAATCATCGGGGGTGTCGGTCAAACTTTCTGCGATTCACCCTCGTTACAGCTTGGCACAGCACGATCGCGTAATGAACGAACTCTATCCGCGTTTGAAAGAACTCTTTTTGCTTGCCAAAAAATATGATATTGGTTTAAACATTGATGCCGAAGAAGCCGATCGCCTTGAGTTATCCCTTGATTTAATGGACAAATTACTGACAGACCCTGATTTAGCTGGATTCAATGGTATCGGCTTTGTGGTGCAGGCATACCAAAAACGCTGCCCGTATGTGATTGATTATTTGATTGAAAAAGCTCGTGCCAACAACCGTCAGTTGATGATCCGCTTGGTAAAAGGGGCATATTGGGACACTGAAATCAAACGTGCTCAAACGGATTGTGCTGAAGCTTACCCTGTCTTCTCTCGCAAAGTGCATACGGATTTGAACTACATCGTTTGTGCTAAGAAATTGCTTGCCGCACAAGATGTGATCTACCCACAATTTGCGACCCATAATGCTCAAACCCTTTCGACGATTTACCATCTTGCTAAAGGCAAACGCTTTGAGTTCCAATGCTTACACGGCATGGGCGAAACCCTTTATGATCAAGTCGTTGGTGAAAATAATCTCAACGTCCAATGCCGTATTTATGCCCCCGTAGGCTCTTATCAAACCCTGTTGGCGTACTTGGTTCGTCGGTTGTTAGAAAACGGAGCAAACAGCTCTTTTGTGAACCAAATTGTCGATGAAAATTTAAGCATTGACGATCTCGCCCAAGATCCTGTGGCGAAAGCCGCACAAACAGATGGCACAATGCATCCGAAAATTCCGTTGCCTGTTAAACTATTCGGTGAGCAACGTCAAAACGCCAAAGGCTACGATTTAACCGATGCGATTCACTTGCGTGATCTGGAAACGCAGCTCAATGAGTTGGCAAAACAGACCTACCATGCGGAGCCGCAGCTTGCAGACGGCACAACAAGCGGTCAGTTCTGCCGAAAAATTTGCAATCCTGCCAATGTGCAAGAGATTGTTGGTAAAGTGACCGATGCCACGGCAGATGATGTTGCTAAAGCCTTTGATGCAGCAGAAAAATACCAAGCGGAATGGCAAGCGACTTTGCCAGTTGCTCGTGCGGAAATACTCGAAAAAATGGCGGATCTCATGGAAGAAAATATGCCGCAATTATTCGATTTAGCGGTGCGTGAAGCAGGAAAAACGCTCAATAATGCGATTGCAGAAGTGCGGGAAGCGGTTGATTTCTGCCGCTATTATGCAAGAGAAGTGAGACTTAACCCTGAGGGCTATCGTAACCCGCGTGGCATTGTTGTTGCCATCAGTCCGTGGAACTTCCCGTTGGCGATTTTCGTGGGCGAGGTTTCATCGGCGTTAGTCGCAGGCAATGTGGTGTTGGCAAAACCAGCGGAGCAGACGTCATTGATGGCATATTATGCGGTGAGTTTGTTCTATCAGGCTGGCGTACCAAAAGCGGCGTTACAGTGCTTATGTGGCAGTGGCAAAGTCGTTGGAGCAGCTTTGGTTGCTGATCCCCGTGTAAACGGCGTCATTTTCACGGGGTCAACTGACACGGCGAAGCATATCAATCGCAACTTGCAGCGAAACGAAAAAATTATTCCGCTTGTTGCCGAAACAGGGGGGCAGAATGCGATGATTGTGGATAGTTCCGCCTTGGGCGAGCAAGTGGTTGCCGATGTGCTGAACTCCGCATTTGACTCCGCAGGACAACGCTGTTCGGCATTACGAGTGCTATATGTGCAGCGTGATGTTGCTGATCATATTTTAACGATGCTCAAAGGGGCGATGGCGGAATTGACAGTGGGTCGCCCGCAGAAACTCACTACCGATGTAGGCCCTGTGATTGACGGTGTGGCACAAAAACGCTTGCTCGATCACATTGAAAATATCAAAAAATCGGCGAAAGATTTCTACCAAGTGGCGATTGATCCTGAAGTTGCCCGAAATGGGATTTTTGTGCCCCCAACCTTACTTGAAATCGACCACATCAGCCAGCTCACGCACGAGGTGTTTGGGCCAGTGCTACACGTTATCCGCTTTGATGCGGAGCAACTGCCTCAAGTGATGGCGGATATCAACTCAACAGGCTTTGGCTTGACCAGTGGCTTGCATAGCCGTATTGATGAAACCGTTGATTTATGGCTTGACACCATTCATGCAGGTAACTTGTATGTGAACCGCAACACAGTAGGGGCAGTAGTTGGTGTGCAGCCTTTCGGTGGTATGGGCTTGTCAGGCACCGGCCCGAAAGCAGGTGGTCCACTTTATTTGCAACGTCTGGTCAATCGCAGCGAATGGACGCTAGATGGTTTATCAGGCGAGGCAAAAGCCGTAGATACTCACACGCTCAAAGCGGGTATTCAAGCGGTGCTTTCTGGCACAGAATTGCAAAATGCGTTGGATCTTATTACCAGCCTTGCTCGCCAATCACCACTTGGTAAAGTGCTCAAAATGCAAGGCATTACGGGTGAGGACAACGTCATGAAGTTGGAGGCTCGTCCTGTTATTGCCATCGGAAATGGCTCACGCTATCAGCAAATCCAAGCCTTGATCGCCGTGGTATTATGTGGCAGTAAAGCGGTGGTACAGCGTGAAAGTGATCTCACCAAACACGCAGCCCAATTTGACGGCTTAGTTAGCGTGACGGACGACTTCAATAAGGTCGATAAACTCAGCATCATGATTGTGCTTGATCCGCTTTCGGCAGATCAGAAAGCCCACTACGCCGAACGAGCAGGGGCAATTTTGACTTATGTCGAAAGTTTGGATTTAGCCTTATCGCTACTGCCACTTGTCCACGAAAAAGCCATCAGCATCAACACCGCAGCAGCAGGTGGTAACGCAAGTTTGATGGCCGATATGGATTAG
- the putP gene encoding sodium/proline symporter PutP → MFGFDPTTTTFLIYIIGMILIGFIAYRFTNNLSDYILGGRRLGSFVTGLSAGASDMSGWLLMGLPGAVYASGLVEGWIAIGLTIGAYLNWLFVAGRLRMFTEYNANALTLPEYFHHRFGDRTRVLKIVSATIILFFFAIYCSSGVVAGARLFENLFGVPYATALWYGALATIIYTFIGGFLAVSWTDTIQATLMLFALFLTPIFVLIHLGGFEQTHNVIVQAGAAVNKDFTDLFTGTTFIGLLSLSAWGLGYFGQPHILARFMAADSVKSIPNARRISMAWMIICLFGAVGIGFFGQAYFFANPDQAAIVNQNHEQVFVELSKLLFNPWIAGVLLSAILAAVMSTLSAQLLICSSAITEDFYKGMLRPKASQKELVWLGRVMVLVISAVAIVIAQDPKSKVLGLVSYAWAGFGCAFGPVVILSLFWKRINAAGAMAGMLTGALVVVFWNRVVPDSGIYEMIPGFILATLAIVVVSLITPEPKAEIVDTFDNAEKAYHTEMQK, encoded by the coding sequence ATGTTTGGCTTTGATCCAACCACCACCACATTCCTGATTTATATCATCGGAATGATCTTAATTGGCTTTATTGCCTATCGTTTTACTAACAATTTATCTGATTATATTTTAGGCGGACGCCGTTTAGGCAGTTTCGTTACCGGCTTGTCAGCTGGAGCATCAGATATGTCTGGCTGGCTACTAATGGGATTGCCCGGGGCAGTTTATGCCTCAGGCTTAGTCGAAGGCTGGATTGCGATTGGTTTGACCATTGGAGCATATCTGAACTGGTTATTCGTGGCTGGACGTTTACGAATGTTCACCGAATACAACGCTAACGCACTCACATTACCCGAATATTTCCATCACCGTTTTGGTGATAGAACCAGAGTACTGAAAATTGTGTCAGCCACAATTATCTTATTCTTCTTTGCGATTTACTGTTCATCAGGCGTGGTTGCAGGGGCGAGATTATTTGAAAATCTGTTTGGTGTGCCTTATGCGACAGCACTTTGGTATGGTGCATTAGCGACGATTATTTACACGTTTATAGGCGGTTTCTTGGCTGTGAGTTGGACAGATACTATCCAAGCCACCTTGATGTTATTCGCACTCTTTTTAACGCCAATTTTTGTATTGATCCATTTAGGTGGATTTGAACAAACTCACAATGTGATTGTGCAAGCGGGGGCAGCGGTGAATAAAGATTTCACGGATCTTTTCACTGGCACCACTTTTATTGGCTTATTGAGCTTGTCTGCATGGGGGTTGGGCTATTTTGGTCAGCCACATATTTTAGCTCGCTTTATGGCAGCAGATAGCGTCAAAAGCATTCCGAATGCTCGTCGTATTAGTATGGCATGGATGATTATCTGCTTATTCGGTGCCGTTGGCATTGGCTTCTTCGGGCAAGCCTATTTCTTCGCAAATCCAGATCAAGCAGCGATTGTGAACCAAAACCATGAGCAGGTGTTTGTTGAATTATCCAAATTGCTTTTTAATCCGTGGATTGCTGGCGTATTGCTTTCGGCGATTTTAGCGGCAGTGATGAGTACCTTAAGTGCTCAATTGCTAATTTGTTCAAGTGCGATTACGGAAGATTTCTATAAGGGTATGTTGCGTCCGAAAGCGAGCCAAAAAGAGCTTGTTTGGTTAGGCAGGGTAATGGTACTGGTGATTTCGGCAGTAGCTATTGTGATTGCACAAGATCCAAAGAGCAAAGTGCTCGGCTTGGTGTCGTATGCGTGGGCGGGCTTCGGCTGTGCGTTCGGACCAGTGGTGATTTTATCGCTTTTCTGGAAACGCATAAATGCCGCAGGTGCAATGGCTGGCATGCTCACGGGGGCATTAGTGGTTGTTTTCTGGAATAGAGTTGTGCCAGATAGTGGTATCTATGAAATGATCCCAGGCTTTATTTTAGCGACACTAGCTATTGTTGTTGTTTCCCTTATTACGCCTGAACCAAAAGCAGAAATTGTCGACACTTTTGATAACGCAGAAAAAGCCTATCATACCGAAATGCAGAAATAA
- a CDS encoding ribonucleotide-diphosphate reductase subunit beta: protein MSRNIFEKRIQIKPYEYPELLEFKDAIRHSYWLHTEFNFTGDIQDYRTNINDHERHVLTRTMLAISQVEVNVKRFWGDLYKYFPKPEIDDVGGTFAESEVRHKDAYSFLLEKLGLNEMFTQITDIKPLMKRIEYMEDFMRDKDEGNKQFVLSLVLFSLFVEHISLFGQFLVMMSFNKYRNLFKGISNAVEATSKEEEIHGRFGIALYEILRDEHSELFTPTFYEELKVLADQALEAERGILDWIFEEGDLSFISRKTVENYIMSRYNNSLMALGLEPPHDIDPDMLKETEWFDIEILSTKETDFFNKRSTDYSKKMKQITADDLF, encoded by the coding sequence ATGTCCCGCAATATTTTCGAAAAACGCATTCAAATCAAGCCTTATGAGTATCCTGAATTGCTCGAATTTAAAGATGCAATTCGCCATTCTTACTGGTTACATACGGAGTTCAACTTCACGGGCGATATTCAAGATTATCGTACTAATATCAATGATCACGAACGCCATGTTTTAACCCGCACGATGTTAGCCATTTCGCAAGTTGAAGTGAATGTGAAGCGTTTCTGGGGCGATTTGTATAAATATTTTCCAAAACCTGAAATTGATGATGTGGGTGGTACATTCGCAGAATCAGAGGTTCGCCATAAAGATGCATATTCGTTCTTACTTGAAAAATTAGGTTTGAATGAAATGTTCACGCAAATTACCGATATCAAGCCGTTGATGAAACGCATTGAATATATGGAAGATTTCATGCGTGATAAAGATGAAGGCAATAAACAATTTGTGCTTTCATTAGTGCTTTTTTCTCTTTTCGTTGAACATATTTCATTATTCGGACAATTCCTTGTCATGATGTCGTTCAATAAATACCGTAACTTATTCAAAGGTATTTCGAATGCGGTAGAAGCAACGTCTAAAGAAGAAGAAATTCATGGCCGTTTTGGTATTGCGTTATACGAAATTTTACGTGATGAGCATTCAGAACTCTTTACTCCGACCTTTTATGAAGAGTTAAAAGTTTTAGCAGATCAAGCACTAGAAGCTGAACGTGGCATTTTGGATTGGATTTTCGAAGAAGGCGATTTAAGTTTTATCAGTCGTAAAACCGTAGAAAACTATATTATGAGTCGTTATAACAACTCTCTGATGGCATTAGGATTAGAACCGCCACATGATATCGATCCGGATATGCTGAAAGAAACAGAGTGGTTTGATATTGAGATTCTCTCTACCAAAGAGACTGACTTCTTTAACAAACGTAGTACTGATTACAGTAAAAAAATGAAGCAGATTACTGCTGACGACTTATTCTAA
- a CDS encoding ribonucleoside-diphosphate reductase subunit alpha yields MTYSNSYYQPKLFELGYTDEKRPDFAWLNDDSKLFLQRGYLLEGTTALDRIRFIAEHAERKLGIEGYADKFYYYMGRGYFSLSSPIWSNFGLDRGLPISCFGSYIGDSIHEIMVTTAEVGMMSKIGGGTSAYFGDIRPRGSAIKNNGKSDGSFNFSKLFDTVIDVISQGTSRKGQFAGYIDIEHGDIDEWLDIHTEGNPIQLMYYGVCVGHDWLESMKAGDPYKRQLWAKILQRKTETGIPYLFFKDNANAGRPDVYKDKNMTVHASNLCTEIMLPSNEDESFVCCLSSMNLLYFDEWKDTDAPEVLTYFLDVVMSEFIEKSAEIPFLDRANRFATRHRALGLGVLGWHSYLQANNIAFDSFEAMQKNNLIFKTLQEKTLKASKELAQRFGEPELLKGYGRRNTTLMSIAPTKSSSFILGSVSPSVEPFKSNYYVKDLAKIKTVYKNPFLEKLLQEKGLDTEETWESILLNDGSVQHLAELTEHEKEVFKTFSEISQLSVIQQAAQRQKHIDQGQSINIMVHPATPARDLNQLYLTAEELGIKSIYYQYSMSAAQVFNRNLLSCSSCEG; encoded by the coding sequence ATGACTTACTCTAACTCTTATTACCAACCCAAGTTATTTGAACTTGGTTACACCGATGAAAAACGTCCTGATTTTGCTTGGCTAAATGATGACAGCAAACTGTTCTTACAGCGTGGTTATTTACTTGAGGGCACGACTGCATTAGATCGTATCCGTTTTATTGCCGAACATGCTGAGCGTAAACTCGGTATCGAAGGCTATGCAGATAAATTCTATTACTACATGGGGCGTGGTTACTTTTCACTTTCTTCACCAATTTGGTCAAACTTCGGTTTAGATCGTGGTTTGCCAATTTCGTGTTTTGGTAGTTACATCGGCGATTCCATTCATGAAATTATGGTGACGACGGCGGAAGTCGGCATGATGAGTAAGATTGGTGGTGGTACTTCGGCTTATTTTGGCGATATTCGTCCTCGTGGTTCTGCGATCAAAAATAACGGCAAGTCAGACGGTTCTTTCAACTTTAGTAAACTATTCGATACCGTTATTGATGTTATTTCTCAAGGCACTTCTCGTAAAGGGCAGTTCGCTGGCTATATCGACATTGAACATGGCGATATTGATGAGTGGTTAGATATTCATACTGAAGGCAACCCAATTCAGTTGATGTACTATGGTGTATGCGTAGGCCATGATTGGTTAGAGTCAATGAAAGCGGGTGACCCATACAAGCGGCAACTTTGGGCAAAAATTTTGCAACGCAAAACCGAAACAGGGATCCCATATCTTTTCTTCAAAGATAATGCGAATGCAGGTCGCCCAGATGTCTATAAAGATAAAAATATGACTGTACACGCCTCAAACTTGTGTACGGAAATTATGTTGCCGTCTAACGAAGACGAAAGTTTCGTGTGCTGTTTATCTTCAATGAACTTGCTCTATTTTGATGAGTGGAAAGATACGGATGCACCAGAGGTTCTCACCTATTTCTTAGATGTGGTAATGTCAGAATTTATTGAGAAAAGTGCAGAAATTCCATTCTTAGACCGAGCGAATCGTTTCGCAACTCGTCACCGTGCTTTAGGGTTAGGCGTGCTCGGTTGGCATAGCTATTTGCAAGCGAATAATATTGCATTTGATAGTTTTGAAGCGATGCAGAAAAACAACCTGATTTTCAAAACATTGCAAGAGAAAACACTGAAAGCCTCAAAAGAATTAGCACAGCGTTTTGGAGAGCCTGAGCTACTTAAGGGATATGGTCGCCGTAATACGACATTAATGAGTATTGCACCCACAAAATCCAGTAGTTTTATTTTAGGTAGCGTATCGCCATCGGTCGAGCCATTTAAATCTAACTACTATGTAAAAGATTTAGCGAAGATCAAAACCGTTTATAAAAATCCATTCTTGGAAAAATTACTTCAAGAAAAAGGATTAGATACAGAAGAAACGTGGGAAAGTATTCTATTAAATGATGGCTCGGTTCAGCATTTAGCTGAGCTGACAGAGCACGAAAAAGAAGTGTTTAAAACGTTCTCAGAAATTAGCCAGTTAAGTGTGATTCAGCAAGCCGCACAGCGTCAAAAACACATTGACCAAGGGCAAAGCATCAACATTATGGTACACCCTGCAACGCCAGCAAGGGATTTAAACCAACTTTATCTCACCGCGGAAGAGTTAGGCATTAAGTCGATTTATTATCAATACTCAATGAGTGCAGCACAGGTATTTAACCGTAACTTGTTAAGCTGTAGTAGTTGTGAAGGTTAA